The [Clostridium] scindens ATCC 35704 nucleotide sequence TATCCTATCCAAAGAATAAGATGAAATGGAGATGAGAGGATGAGGACAGCTTCTTGCTAATGGAAACGTAACTGCATAGCAGGATGTACATGGGGATTGTATGCCCATTCGTTTTGCTGTGCACAAATAGCAGGAAAGTTGAACAAATCCATCTGCTGGGCAGGCAATTCATTCGTCTTTAAATAGAGAATATTTTGCGTACGTTATTACGTAGTGAGTGACTTTGCGCATCCATGCGACAAGATGCTAAAAGAACGTGCTGCCAAGACTGCAGGGAAGGCTTTCCTGCAGTCTTTTTTGGATAAGTTTTAATAGTTGAATGGGGGCATGCATTATGGCATTGATAGATGTAGTAGATTTAAGCTTCGCCTATGAGGGCAGTTATGATAACGTATTTGAACATGTGTCGTTTCAGATAGACACGGACTGGAAATTAGGATTTGTTGGGCGTAACGGGCGCGGGAAGACGACATTTTTAAATCTGCTTTTGGGAAACTACGAATATCAGGGAAGAATATCTTCCAATATGGAATTTGCGTATTTTCCATATGAAGCAAAGGATAAAAGGCGTATGACGATCGAGATTTTAGAAGAGATCTGTCCCGGCTTTGAACAATGGCGGATTTACCGGGAACTGAATCTGCTGGAGGTGGCAGCAGAGGTCTTATTCCGCCCTTTTGAAACGCTAAGCCACGGCGAACGGACAAAAGTTATGCTGGCCGTGTTATTTGCAGGCGAGGATCGATTCCTTCTGATCGATGAGCCGACCAACCATCTGGATATGGAAGCAAGGGATAAGGTGGCCCGGTATTTGAACAGCAAGAAAGGATTTATCCTGGTATCCCATGACCGCAGGTTCCTGGATGCCTGCGTGGATCATATCCTTTCCATCAACAAGATGGATATTGAGGTGCAGAAGGGAACTTTTAGTTCCTGGTATGCCAATAAAGAGGCAAAAGACCAGCAGGAGATGGAACAAAATGAAAAATTGAAAAAAGAAGTCCGTCGGTTGAGCCAGGCTGCCAGACGCTCCGGGGAATGGTCTGACAAAGTGGAGAAAAGTAAAAAGGGCCAGCGGGTAGCAGGCCTCAGGCCTGATAGGGGGCATATCGGACATCAGGCCGCGAAGATGATGAAGCGCTCCAAGGTTTTGGAAGGCCGTAGGCAGCAGGCGGTTGAGGAGAAGTCCCGGCTGCTTAAGAATATTGATACCGCGGAAGAACTCAGACTCTATCCCCTGGAATATCATACGGACCGGCTGGCAGAACTTAAGAATGTGTCAATCTCTTACGATGGACGAAAAGTATGCGAAGGCGTGAACTTCGAAGTAAGACGCGGGGAAAGGATCTGTCTGAGAGGAAGAAATGGATGTGGAAAATCCAGCATCCTGAAGATGATTCTGGGAGAAAAGATTCCATACACCGGAGAAATGCAGGTCGGAACAGGAATAAAGATATCTTATGTTCCTCAGGATGCTTCATTCTTGCAGGGAAGCTTGGAAGATATGGCGCTGGAATATGATCTGGATGAAAGCCTGTTTAAGGCAATGCTGAGGAAGCTGGATCTGGAAAGGAGCCAGTTTGATAAGGACATCGGGCAGTACAGCGCCGGACAGAAGAAGAAGGTGCTGCTCGCAAGAAGCCTTTGCCAGAGAGCCCACCTGTACATCTGGGATGAGCCTCTTAACTACATTGACGTTCTCTCCAGAATACAGATCGAGCAGCTGCTGATGGCATATAAGCCTGCTATGATCTTCGTGGAGCACGATGCGGCATTCTGCGAGAAGGTGGCTACGAAGCAAGTGCGGATAGGCAATCTTGGGGGCGAATAATTTTTAGGACATTTTGCTCAAACATGGATTGCGAACGTAAGTTCGGCGTGGTATGATACATGTATATGGAATTAGCAGCTCATACTATTAGCAAGT carries:
- the abc-f gene encoding ribosomal protection-like ABC-F family protein, yielding MALIDVVDLSFAYEGSYDNVFEHVSFQIDTDWKLGFVGRNGRGKTTFLNLLLGNYEYQGRISSNMEFAYFPYEAKDKRRMTIEILEEICPGFEQWRIYRELNLLEVAAEVLFRPFETLSHGERTKVMLAVLFAGEDRFLLIDEPTNHLDMEARDKVARYLNSKKGFILVSHDRRFLDACVDHILSINKMDIEVQKGTFSSWYANKEAKDQQEMEQNEKLKKEVRRLSQAARRSGEWSDKVEKSKKGQRVAGLRPDRGHIGHQAAKMMKRSKVLEGRRQQAVEEKSRLLKNIDTAEELRLYPLEYHTDRLAELKNVSISYDGRKVCEGVNFEVRRGERICLRGRNGCGKSSILKMILGEKIPYTGEMQVGTGIKISYVPQDASFLQGSLEDMALEYDLDESLFKAMLRKLDLERSQFDKDIGQYSAGQKKKVLLARSLCQRAHLYIWDEPLNYIDVLSRIQIEQLLMAYKPAMIFVEHDAAFCEKVATKQVRIGNLGGE